TTTTTCACATCTTCAACGGTGGTCTGTTTCAACTTTTTCTCAGTCGTATTTTCTTCAGATAAAGTGTCTACTGATGTTTCTGTTGTCATTTTTCTTTACTCAAACTTTAGATTACTTAAAATATCGATTAAAAATTGGGTATCCAATACCCAGCATTTTTGCATATAAACTTGGGGATGCACGCTTCATGAGCCAGAAGAGTTTTGCATCTGGTTGGGGAATGGTATAAAGCTTGCCTGCATCAAGATTATCAAGTGTTTTCTGTGCCACTTTATCACTCGTTGTAAATGCATGATTGGTTAACAAATCATCTGCAACACCTGCATACTGTTTTGGCAAACGACCATTCTTCATAATATTAGTCGGTACCAATGTTGGACACAGCACATTAACACTGATTTTATCTTTACGTAGCTCAGCTGATAACGTTTCAGAAAGTGCTAACACACTTGATTTCGTTACGTTATATGCAGTCATTTCAGGTGCTGCTGTATAACCTGCTGCTGAAGCCACATTAATAATTGCACCATAACCTTGTTGTTTAAACTTAGGGACAAAATAGTGACAACCATAAATCACGCCCCAAAGATTAATATTGACACACCACTGCCAATCCTCAAGTGAAACCTCATCAAATTTGCCTCCCAACCCTACACCGGCATTGTTGATGACTAAAGTGACTGCATGATTCATTAACTTTTCAGCATTTTCAGACAATGCTTTAACTTGTGTCTGATCTGTCACATCACACTGCACAGCAAATGCTTGACCTGAAGTTTGGCTTGCAATTAAATGTACTGTTTCTTGTGCAGCATCCAGATTAATATCTGCACAAACAATCGTTCCACCGCGTTTTGCCAATTCCATAGCAAAACTACGTCCAATACCACTGCCTGCACCCGTCACGACAGCATAGGAGTTCTGTGATGGCTTTTTTGTTTTAAAGAAAATTCCCATATATTTTTTCCAATCCTTGATGAACTTAATTACGTAATGCAGGAATAAATTCTTTAACAAAATATGGTGCTAACACACCTGTTTCAGGGTTCAATAAAGTGTCTTTGTAATATTCTAAGAACTCGGTTGTATCATGGTCATTTGGATGAAAATCTGGGCGTAAGTAATCAAAAATATGTTTCACTGTACTACCATAAACACCATCTTTTAAACCAAAAATTAAACTAAAGCTGTGTGGAATATCTTTCCAATAACTCCAACTAATTAAATTAGACGGTTTACGATAAAAAGGCACAATGGTTGAAGCGACAGAAATTAATACCAAAATGGTAATTAATGCAGGGAAAAAACCTGCAATACGTAACCAATAATTATTTGATAATGTTTGGAAAACATCAAATGCAATATCTTTATGCTCAGATTCTTCTAACATATGCCACATCCAAATGGCACGTTGTTTTTCATCATGAGAACGGAAGAAAATTTCTTCATGGTTCATCATATACTCAGCTAAAACAGCAGTGAAATGTTCAATACCTGCCATTAAAGATAATTTCATAGGCTGAGGTAAACGATTAAAACCATAATCAAAAACTTTACTCGCTAAAAAACGAAAGAATTTTACAGGTAGATCAATTTCCATATATGCATCATTCATTTCCTCATGCATTTTAGAATGAATAGCCTCTTGACCAATTAATGAGGTAACACGCTGCTTCAGTAAAGGGTCTTGAATAAAGTCACGATGATAACGTGCAGTATCAATCACCAAATCTTCACCATAAGTTAAAAAGATTGATAATGAAGCAAAATATGCACTCGCTAACTCTGCATCCATAAAAAATTTTGGATCAAGTTTCTGCGGCTCAAAATCAAATTTCATATGACGAATTGGAATAATAGGTGTTTGTTTTTCCAAGTCAAATGGAGAACCTGTAAATACCTTTGAAAATATAGACTTAACCGGATTAGCGAATAACATGGCGATATACTCTTTTATTGGATTAATATAAGCACAGCTTTATGTGAAGCCTTACTCATGTTTGGAGTAAAAACTCGATTTAATGCATGAAAAATTACGCTAAGATTTATCAAATGCTATTAGCATTTCAGGTCATTCAATTTGCATTTTGTGACTTTATTAAATTTTGTCAGACAATTTTTTTAGAAATAACACCTATTAACAAATTTTGACCCTTAAGGATATTTTTCAACTGAGCGTGTGTATTCATTTTTATTGTTTATTACAGATTATAAGGATAACAATTCCGAGTATTTGAATTTATTTTTTTATTTTAAAATCATAAACTTTAAATATTACAATTTGATAAAAATATCGAGTTCTCCATTAACTCTCGCTATAATTTTAACTGCACTAAATCACAAGGTTTATACTGTGTTCGATTTTCATGAATGGCTATATAAAGCTTTAAAAATTGAATTATTTAAATGTCGTCATTTAACTGAAGGTGAAATCCGAATTAGCCGTTCTGTTTTTGGTGATCTGATTGATTACTCAAAAGTTTTAGTCATGAATCAGCCTTATCTCCCATGGCAACCTGTCGGAATTTTAATGGCGCCCAATGGCTGCATTCATATGAAAGATGCCGATTTTTGTCATGATTTTTCAAAAGAAAGTTTATCTATTCAAGCACTTTTCATCCATGAAATGGCTCATATTTATCAATATCAACATCAAGTCAATGTACTACTCAAAGGTGCCATTTTACAAATCGCATTATATGCAAGTTATGGTAAATACAATCCTTATCACTACACGCTAGAAGCCAATAAAAAGTACTGGGCGTACAATATTGAACAACAAGGTGATATTGCCAAGGATATTTTCTTAAAAAAAATACCCAATATTATTTTAAATTCAGCGATGTATATAAAATAGATAACTGCTTACTTTTTACAACCCAAATCCTGCTCTTGTTTACCTAGGATCCTCTTAAAAATAAATCCTCAAAATTCTTCATTTTTTCATTAAAAATCTGTTAAATTTAACAAGATGATAGATAAGTTTTTGACATTTTTTTTAAATCTCTAGCATCTGGCTTTATTTTCGTTAAAATAGCTTAAATCTGTAGTTTTTGCCATGCAAGAAATAAAGATTTTTATCATGAAAATCATTTTTTATTTTGCGCCTTTTGGCAGTGTTTGTGAATGTTAAATTACACACAGTTGAATAACTATATAGATATAAATCAACCTGTTGTGTTCTTACTACCCTATAGGAATAGGACAAAGTTTAAATGAAAAGTTTTAAAGTTGCTCTCGCGCAATTCTCTCCACACATTGGTAATATCGAAGCAAATGTTCAAAAAATGATTGAACAAGCCAATCAAGCAAAAAAACAAAATGCAAATATTATCGTTTTCCCAGAACTTGCCACTATTGGCTATCCTGCTGAAGACTTATTGCTTCGCCCAAGTGTGAACAAACGTACAGCTCAAGCTTTTGAACAATTACAATCAGTTAAAGATATTGTGATGGTTTTTGGCTTTGTAAATGCAACTGAAGATGGTCAACGTTACAACGCTGCTGCTGTGATGAAAGACGGACAAATTCTCGGCATTTATAATAAACAAAATCTTCCAAATTATAGCGTTTTTGATGAAAAACGTTATTTTAATGAAGGTCATCAACACCTTGTTTTTGAATACTTAGGTCATAAATTTGGTGTATTAATCTGTGAAGACGTATGGTCACTCAATACTGTACAGCAACTTTCGCAGTTAAATGTTGAAAGTGTTTTAGTTTTAAATGCTTCTCCTTATGAAGTCGGTAAACCACAGCACCGTATCGCAACCCTGCAAGAATTAGCAAAACAAATGAATATTCACTTGATTTATACCAATCAAGTGGGTGGTCAAGATGATTTAATCTTTGATGGTTCAAGCTTTGTTATTAACAACACAGGTAATGTTGCTTTACGTGCCGAAAGCTATAAAGAACAACTTTATATTGTTGATTATGAAGTTGAAAACAAAGCCTATAAAGCAGTAGAAACCACGCCTGCTTTAGATACGATGGCTGAAATCTATCAAGCCTTAGTCATGTCTACACGTGACTATGTCGAACGTTCAGGTTTCCCTGGTGTGATTTTAGGTCTTTCAGGTGGAATTGACTCTGCATTAACTTTAGCCATCGCGGTTGATGCCATTGGTGCTGACAAAGTACAAGCCGTGATGATGCCTTATACTTATACCTCACAAATCAGCGTAGAAGATGCTGCAGAGCAAGCGAAACGTATGGGCGTGACTTTTGGCATCGCGGAAATTCACCCGATCGTCAACAGCTTTATGCAAACACTTTATCCATTCTTTGGTAACTCACCTGCGGATGCGACTGAAGAAAATCTTCAAGCACGTGCTCGTGGCACATTACTCATGGGCTTGTCGAACAAATTTGGAAATTTAGTTCTTTCTACAGGAAATAAATCTGAATTGGCTGTGGGTTATTGCACACTTTATGGTGACATGGTCGGTGGTTTTGCAGTCCTCAAAGATGTTTATAAAACAATTGTGTTTGAACTTGCAAAATATCGTAATAGTTTGAGTGAAACTGCGGTGATTCCTGAACGTGTCATCACGCGCCCACCATCAGCAGAACTTCGTCCTGACCAAAAAGATCAAGACTCTTTACCTGCATATGACATTTTAGATGCCATTTTGTATGCCTATATTGAAGAAGATCAAAGTCAAGATGACATTATTGCCAAAGGTTTTGATAAAGACGTGGTTGAAAAAGTGATTAAACTCGTTGATCGCAATGAGTACAAGCGCCGCCAAGGTGCAATTGGACCACGCATTAGCTCACGTGCTTTTAGTCGTGAACGTCGCTATCCAATTGTCAATGGCTGGAAAGCAGGGAACTAATCCTCATGCCCTTGTTAAAGCTTTCACCAAGTTTTAACCAAGACTTTGCTCAAGCACTTTTGCTTGAGCAAGTCCATTTCATTAAACGAAAATTACGAGATCCTCAAGACCAAAGCTATCTCCAAAACTTTATTGAAAAAGTCTACAATCATGCTGACAAAATCTATTTAAAAGATGTCATTCAGTGTCAGTCTTTGCATGAAGTTGTACAAAAATATGCATTTGAACTTAATCTAGGTGCAGATCTTTTAGAGTTCATCGGTTTTAGTGCACAAAAAATTCACCAAACTGCAACCCTAAGTGCAGCTCAATTTAATGATTTTTTATCCGATGAACATTTTGAGCTTTGGCTATACAAAATTTTAGAATTACAACAATTACGCCAATATCTACAAGAAAATTTAAATGAAAATTCACAAATTAAACTCATCAGCTTGCAGCTTGCCAATCAGATTTTAGAAAGCAATACACCTTGGTTAGATTATTTCCGTAAACTCAATGTGCGTAATCAAAGCATCGGCGGCAAAGTATTAAATTACTTGCAAGATCAACAACATTCCATTGAGCTTAAATTAGAGCAACAACTTGCCACCGCAATCCGTCATCAAATCGGCAATATTATTTTATTACCCAATGACGAATTAGCAGAAATAGCCTTACAGTTGTGGTCTGAAATTAAAACTAAAACCTTACAAGAAACATTTTCTCAGTTTCAAGCCATAGATTTAGAAGATTTTTTTATTTTGGCCTATGAAACATGGAAGCATTTACGTCAAATACCCTACATGCAAAAGATTATTCTTCATATCGTGGATACTTTTTATGAGTATTTTAGCGAATATTCATTACAAGAACTTTTACATGCGGTCAGTTTAAGTCAGGCAGATTTGTTCAAAGAAGCTCAACGTTTTGCCCCCTTCTGTCTAGCAGCATTAGATAAAAATGGGATGTTAGATGACATCATCAGTGCATTCATTGCACCATTTTATTTAGATGAAAACACGCAGAAATTCATTGAAAATTATATCAACCAATATCTTGATAAAAACTAATTTTCTTTGATTTTATTGATCTTTTTTTAATTTTTATGCGGCACAAAAAAAAGAGACCATGCGGTGAGCATGGTCTATAAAAATGGTGGCTATGACGGGACTTGAACCTGTGACCCCCGCATTATGAGTGCGGTGCTCTAACCAACTGAGCTACATAGCCTTAAACTGTGTGCGCATTATGTAAATTTTTTAATGCATCGTCAAGCACTGTAATGCACTACCGCTCATAGTTTAAACAACCAAAAAACAAATGTTTAAAATTAATACATTTTTATTGTAATGATCAGGCAAAATAAATCCAATCAATTGAATTTAGGTTTTTGATGATGAAAATTAAAATACTGATGTTAGCACTATTGATGCCGATACTGCCCGCATGCCAACTCATTAGCCCTATTTTTGTCGATTATAACGGCGTGCGTATGGATGTTGCCCGTTGGATTAATCAACAACACTTGCTCAGCATGCAACAAAAAAGAAGCCTTGCACAACTGAGTAAGGCCCAACAAAAACTCGTTCACATTGAACAGATTCAAGAGAATCAAAAGCTCGACATTGCTAAAGAAAATAGCATTGCGCTACAGTGTGCCCAGCAACATCTCAACACACATAAAATTCAGCAATTACAACAACAGGTGTTTGATCAAAAAAACATGCAACGTATTTTAACCATCTATGATCAACAATTTCCCAAAATTAAACTTGATGCCAATAGCATTCAATGTGAATAATACCAATCTGTTAAATTAACTACATATGACTCAGCCACTTTTGCTTTTCTGCACCAATTGCTTTAAACAGGATCATGCTATCGTGAGGCGACAGGGATGTCGCCGTTAGACAAGGGTTACATGGATGTACCCTTTGTCTAACAAAGGATTTTTGTTACTTTTCATCCTGAGCAAGAACAAAGCACTGCTTTGTTTGAAGCGCAAGAGTAAGGCATCGCCTACGCATAGAAATTTAAAATTTCCACTGTAGGATAAGGCAATGCAAACTTTAAATTTATATTAATTCACTTTTACTGAATGGTATAATTTTCTCTTCAAACGATGGGATGCAAATATTTTTTAGATTTACCTACCTTCGCTTATTTGCATCTTCTTCATTCCAAATGCTGAAAAACTTTTTCAATCCATATTTTTGATGAGCTTAGATTTTGCATCATAAAGATCATAAGCTAAAAATTCCTCATAAGACGATTCACAACCATAACAATACTGACTTAACACCTGAATTTTCTGTTCTGTTAATTTTTCAGCCAACTCATCTAAAACAGGGCTCAAATGGTGGCACAATATCCCCGTTGTGCTTGTGTCATCGTTTTTCTCATCTTTTTTTATTTCAGTTCGTATTTTTATAATGAATCATCAAACAATAAGATATTAGGTGAAAAAATCCACCTATCAAAAAATAACAGATAAAAAAACAACTTACCCATGACCGTGCTATAGGACGTTATTGTGCATCACAGCAAATTTCTATGAAAAAGCTCAATCTGGTTGATCAACAATTTTTTGCTTTGCCTCAGCAGCAAAAAATCTCCATGATTTATATACACTTCAAACACAGATGCAATTTCATCTAGAACAAGAAAACTACCAAAATAAATTTTAGTCAAGGAGCTGAGCAAGCAAAGCCATTCATCACACCCTAATTTCAATTCAATGTTGATGATGATTCAATGAAATGGTTATATTCACAAAAATGTACTGATCCATTAAGCTATCGCACAATTTCCATATATTCTAACAATTTTATTTTTAATTAAATTTAAAGGGATCTCGTTTGTCTTCTTCAGCTCAAGCATATATTGCAGGTTTTTGGCGCAGATTTTTCGCGTTTTTCATTGATAGCATTCTCGTTGGTATTTTCTGTTGGGTCATCGCAAGTGTTTCAGGTGATTTATTATTTAAATTCCCTATCGTCAGTATTTTTGTTGGCTATTTCATTGTTATTTTATATTTTGGTTTACTCAATAGCCGCTTACATCAAGGGCAGACTTTTGCCAAACAATTACTTAAAATTCAAGTGACGCAAATCAATGGAGAATACTTAGCCGTCTTGCCATCATTGCTACGAGCTGCCATTTTATTTGCACCTACATGCTTGATGTCTATCAGCAATTATATGCCCGCAACTCTCGCATGGGGCTGTACAAGCCTACTTGCGATACTACAATGCCTGATTGTCTATTTTTATCTATTTAATCGCCACAATCGCCGCTCAGTACATGATTTTATTGCACAAAGTGTTGTGATTAACACCTCACCTCAGCCAAATCAAACCGTCGCTAAAATGTGGAATAAACATCTCTATTTTGCAGGTGCCTTCGTCCTTGTCAGCTTCACTTATAGCATTTGGATGTTTATTGAGATGGGTGACTTCAGTGCTACTGAAAATCCTCAATTAAAAAGTATGCAACCAGAGATTATCTCGATTAAAGAAATTGGAGATCCAAACCCTGAATTTACATTGCGCATGTTTGAAATTCAGGTCAATGACCCAAAAACTTTGAATAATCCATTTTTTGCACAACAGTTTGTAGATAATTTACAACGTCTTCGACCTACAGCATTTGCTGAAAAGACCAATACAATGATTGTACTCATTTCAAAATTTCAATTTGGTTTAGCATCAAAAAGTCATTTCAATATGTATAGCGTTGACAAAAATGAGCAAGGACAGAACATTGCTGTTGAACAAATGTCGAGTTTGGATTTTTAAATCATAAAATTTAGATAAAAAAAGACCATGTTTTTGGAAACATGGTCTATAAAAATGGTGGCTATGACGGGACTTGAACCTGTGACCCCCGCATTATGAGTGCGGTGCTCTAACCAACTGAGCTACATAGCCTAAAACTGTGGGCGCATTATCTGCTGTTCTGATAAATACGTCAAGCACTAATTTTAAAAATTTGTTTGAAGTGAGCCGATAAGCCGGGTTCTGTCGTGAACGATCATTCCTCTAGGCGTACAATCACTCATACGCTCAAGCGACCTACCCGAATCCAGCACGGGCCGTGCCTCAGGATTCCTATTTGGTCTTGCTTCTGGTGGGGTTTACCTTGCCGTGAACTGTTACCAGACACGCGGTGCGCTCTTACCGCACCCTTTCACCCTTACCATCTCTCTTGGTTTCCCCGAAAGGAAATTGCAAAGATGGCGGTCTACTCTCTGCTGCACTTGCCGTCGGCTTTCGCCGCCCAGGCGTTACCTGGCACCCTGCCCTATGAAGCCCGGACTTTCCTCCCCTGCTTCAATCACGGAGATCTCCACAGCAGCGATCGTCTGGCTCACTTCAAGGGGCGCATGTTAACAAATTTTTGTGTTAATTGCTCGCACTTTTTTGAGCAATCAGTTTTTTATATTTGTCCATCAGTTGTTCTTCGCTTTCCACATGATCGGGATCGTTTGGAATACAGTCGACTGGACAAAATAATGCACACTGCGGCTGGTCGTGATGCCCCACACATTCTGTACACAAGTCAGGATTTATTTCATAGATGAGCTCACCCATGAAAATCGCCTCATTGGGACAAACAGGCTCACACACATCACAGTTGATGCATTCATCAGTAATAATTAAAGACACTCTACCAACCTTGTTGAATTTTGTGTGCAAAGGCATTGACCACACATTGTGGTACAAACTTATGCACATCACCTTTTAAACGTGCAATTTCCCGCACCAT
The DNA window shown above is from Acinetobacter piscicola and carries:
- a CDS encoding SDR family NAD(P)-dependent oxidoreductase produces the protein MGIFFKTKKPSQNSYAVVTGAGSGIGRSFAMELAKRGGTIVCADINLDAAQETVHLIASQTSGQAFAVQCDVTDQTQVKALSENAEKLMNHAVTLVINNAGVGLGGKFDEVSLEDWQWCVNINLWGVIYGCHYFVPKFKQQGYGAIINVASAAGYTAAPEMTAYNVTKSSVLALSETLSAELRKDKISVNVLCPTLVPTNIMKNGRLPKQYAGVADDLLTNHAFTTSDKVAQKTLDNLDAGKLYTIPQPDAKLFWLMKRASPSLYAKMLGIGYPIFNRYFK
- a CDS encoding NAD+ synthase, coding for MKSFKVALAQFSPHIGNIEANVQKMIEQANQAKKQNANIIVFPELATIGYPAEDLLLRPSVNKRTAQAFEQLQSVKDIVMVFGFVNATEDGQRYNAAAVMKDGQILGIYNKQNLPNYSVFDEKRYFNEGHQHLVFEYLGHKFGVLICEDVWSLNTVQQLSQLNVESVLVLNASPYEVGKPQHRIATLQELAKQMNIHLIYTNQVGGQDDLIFDGSSFVINNTGNVALRAESYKEQLYIVDYEVENKAYKAVETTPALDTMAEIYQALVMSTRDYVERSGFPGVILGLSGGIDSALTLAIAVDAIGADKVQAVMMPYTYTSQISVEDAAEQAKRMGVTFGIAEIHPIVNSFMQTLYPFFGNSPADATEENLQARARGTLLMGLSNKFGNLVLSTGNKSELAVGYCTLYGDMVGGFAVLKDVYKTIVFELAKYRNSLSETAVIPERVITRPPSAELRPDQKDQDSLPAYDILDAILYAYIEEDQSQDDIIAKGFDKDVVEKVIKLVDRNEYKRRQGAIGPRISSRAFSRERRYPIVNGWKAGN
- a CDS encoding YfhL family 4Fe-4S dicluster ferredoxin: MSLIITDECINCDVCEPVCPNEAIFMGELIYEINPDLCTECVGHHDQPQCALFCPVDCIPNDPDHVESEEQLMDKYKKLIAQKSASN
- a CDS encoding metal-dependent hydrolase, whose product is MLFANPVKSIFSKVFTGSPFDLEKQTPIIPIRHMKFDFEPQKLDPKFFMDAELASAYFASLSIFLTYGEDLVIDTARYHRDFIQDPLLKQRVTSLIGQEAIHSKMHEEMNDAYMEIDLPVKFFRFLASKVFDYGFNRLPQPMKLSLMAGIEHFTAVLAEYMMNHEEIFFRSHDEKQRAIWMWHMLEESEHKDIAFDVFQTLSNNYWLRIAGFFPALITILVLISVASTIVPFYRKPSNLISWSYWKDIPHSFSLIFGLKDGVYGSTVKHIFDYLRPDFHPNDHDTTEFLEYYKDTLLNPETGVLAPYFVKEFIPALRN
- a CDS encoding RDD family protein, whose protein sequence is MSSSAQAYIAGFWRRFFAFFIDSILVGIFCWVIASVSGDLLFKFPIVSIFVGYFIVILYFGLLNSRLHQGQTFAKQLLKIQVTQINGEYLAVLPSLLRAAILFAPTCLMSISNYMPATLAWGCTSLLAILQCLIVYFYLFNRHNRRSVHDFIAQSVVINTSPQPNQTVAKMWNKHLYFAGAFVLVSFTYSIWMFIEMGDFSATENPQLKSMQPEIISIKEIGDPNPEFTLRMFEIQVNDPKTLNNPFFAQQFVDNLQRLRPTAFAEKTNTMIVLISKFQFGLASKSHFNMYSVDKNEQGQNIAVEQMSSLDF